Proteins encoded within one genomic window of Saccharopolyspora pogona:
- a CDS encoding SAM-dependent methyltransferase yields the protein MDDEPFPPPGVDLSRPSVARVYDYYLGGTTNWEIDRQFGERVLEDYPVIRSIAHANRMFLRRVVRHLVRRGIRQFVDIGSGVPTMGHAHEVAEQVAPGEVKVAYVDHEPVAVAHANSLLREHGDPNRHVAIHADMRDPERLWSRIADTGVIDVNEPIALLLMAVLHIQQPPAPGSDSTDDLGPSLVATYRDLLAPGSYLSLSHVTDKEIPPHHAAMLANLKRLYENSVSPAIFRNRQEITDLFGDFTILEPGVTWTPLWHPEEANENDHTVSFDSPSESLLLAGAARK from the coding sequence TTGGACGACGAACCCTTTCCCCCACCCGGTGTCGACCTCAGCCGCCCAAGCGTGGCCCGCGTCTACGACTACTACCTCGGCGGCACCACCAACTGGGAGATCGACCGGCAATTCGGCGAGCGAGTCCTCGAGGACTACCCCGTAATCAGGTCGATCGCGCACGCCAACCGCATGTTCCTGCGCCGAGTCGTCCGGCACCTCGTCCGTCGCGGGATCCGCCAGTTCGTCGACATCGGCTCCGGTGTCCCGACCATGGGGCACGCGCACGAAGTCGCCGAGCAGGTCGCACCCGGCGAGGTGAAAGTCGCCTACGTCGACCACGAACCGGTCGCCGTCGCCCACGCGAACAGCCTGCTGCGCGAACACGGCGACCCCAACCGTCACGTCGCCATCCACGCCGACATGCGCGACCCGGAACGACTCTGGTCACGCATCGCAGACACCGGTGTCATCGACGTGAACGAACCGATCGCGCTGCTACTCATGGCCGTCCTGCACATCCAGCAGCCCCCGGCCCCCGGCAGCGACAGCACCGACGACCTCGGGCCCAGCCTCGTCGCCACTTACCGCGACCTGCTCGCACCAGGGTCGTATCTGTCCCTCTCCCACGTCACCGACAAGGAGATCCCGCCGCACCACGCCGCAATGCTCGCCAACCTCAAACGCCTCTACGAAAATTCGGTCAGTCCCGCCATTTTCCGCAACCGCCAGGAAATCACCGACCTATTCGGGGACTTCACCATCCTCGAACCCGGTGTGACCTGGACGCCACTGTGGCACCCCGAAGAGGCAAACGAGAACGACCATACCGTCAGCTTCGACTCCCCCAGTGAATCCCTCCTGCTCGCCGGCGCCGCCCGGAAATAA
- a CDS encoding nSTAND3 domain-containing NTPase, translating into MTETNNEFHDTQGSTIHAGSGDQNINPIYFTIHESVQQQARGPRLTLKDDLRWLKRRFEPPPNLGVARDMLRQSRTVVLTGLPGSGRRTAAKMLLNELADDHTPFTVLDDEANKQDQSLDKLKVQPGHLFVLDLSDSNEDVFHARQRDLLSFRTILQQHTAFLAVVVPDFRKHHLDSDLAQFEARIDRARGASVLRRHLEAEGIFLSEQQLTSKELARILSAPMSEIANLAQMVVIARDTNRGGDLSTWLSEAVSARIDRSDEVTEQLNKVPGGRQRTVLLAAAMCRGASSDAVFFASHLLVSSLSLDGREQPRMEQEGYRTQLYELNIDVAPNNRIEFSRLSYDRALREHFWDNYPDLREPFCRWVDGIIRIEQFTVQDRKNLVDRFVEQSLRTNSPGHVKWLIDQWIFPRQNGAPNVLRDYGVRALLTGLENERHGHFFRRLVYEWSRRNDLPGDVGQIVVDVCTEVIAPTYPEQALVRLHHRARREDGTGAPTAYRALVELISRDPILLRLLLERLTADLPKQQPSPADHFLFLAVADPLRLADSSKRSQPLAADHTIRSQLGFCWRTTMLARPDIVVPRVCDWFDAAGRTMAYDLLLGILADAASQHLHLLGSLHVLARDWSRTANGRAEVFVRLSQLIDMAQGLHVTDYTFNHAPEEAVR; encoded by the coding sequence GTGACCGAAACCAACAACGAATTCCACGACACGCAGGGCAGCACGATCCACGCCGGCTCCGGCGATCAGAACATCAACCCGATCTACTTCACGATTCACGAGAGCGTCCAGCAGCAAGCTCGCGGGCCACGGTTGACCCTGAAGGACGATCTGCGTTGGCTCAAGCGCCGGTTCGAGCCGCCACCGAACTTGGGTGTCGCGCGGGACATGTTGCGGCAGTCCCGCACCGTCGTACTCACCGGGCTACCGGGAAGCGGTCGACGCACTGCGGCGAAGATGCTCCTGAACGAACTCGCCGACGATCACACCCCCTTCACCGTGCTAGACGACGAGGCGAACAAGCAGGACCAAAGCCTGGACAAGTTGAAGGTCCAGCCCGGGCACCTGTTCGTGCTTGACCTCTCGGACAGCAACGAGGACGTGTTCCACGCCCGGCAACGAGATCTTCTCTCATTCCGCACGATCCTCCAGCAGCACACGGCTTTTCTCGCCGTCGTCGTGCCCGATTTCCGCAAGCACCACCTCGACTCGGACCTTGCGCAGTTCGAAGCCCGGATCGACCGGGCACGAGGTGCGTCGGTGTTACGACGGCACCTGGAAGCGGAGGGGATCTTCCTCTCCGAGCAGCAGCTGACTTCGAAGGAACTCGCACGCATCCTGTCCGCACCGATGTCGGAGATCGCAAACCTCGCGCAGATGGTGGTGATCGCCCGGGACACGAACCGCGGCGGCGATCTCTCGACCTGGCTCAGTGAAGCGGTTTCCGCCCGAATCGACCGCAGCGACGAGGTGACGGAGCAGCTGAACAAGGTTCCAGGCGGTCGGCAGCGTACAGTGCTGCTCGCTGCAGCGATGTGCCGTGGAGCGTCGAGTGACGCGGTGTTCTTCGCCTCCCACCTCCTGGTGAGCTCGTTGAGCCTCGACGGGCGCGAGCAGCCCCGAATGGAACAGGAGGGCTACCGCACCCAGCTCTACGAGCTGAACATTGATGTCGCGCCGAACAACCGGATCGAGTTCAGCCGACTCAGCTACGACCGGGCGTTGCGCGAACACTTCTGGGACAACTACCCAGATCTTCGGGAGCCGTTCTGCCGGTGGGTGGACGGCATCATCCGCATTGAGCAGTTCACCGTGCAGGACCGAAAGAACCTGGTCGACCGGTTCGTGGAACAGTCGTTGCGCACCAACTCGCCGGGGCACGTGAAGTGGCTAATCGACCAGTGGATCTTTCCGAGGCAGAACGGAGCGCCGAACGTACTGCGCGACTACGGGGTGCGAGCCCTCCTGACGGGTTTGGAGAACGAGCGCCACGGTCACTTCTTCCGGCGCCTGGTGTACGAGTGGTCGCGGCGCAACGACCTTCCCGGGGACGTCGGGCAGATCGTGGTGGACGTGTGCACCGAGGTAATCGCTCCGACCTACCCAGAACAGGCTCTGGTCCGGCTCCACCACCGGGCTCGCCGCGAAGACGGTACCGGCGCCCCGACTGCGTACCGCGCCCTGGTCGAGCTGATCTCTCGCGATCCAATTTTGCTGCGGCTGCTGCTCGAAAGGCTCACAGCAGATCTGCCGAAGCAGCAGCCGTCGCCCGCCGATCACTTCCTGTTTCTCGCCGTCGCGGACCCGTTGCGGCTTGCCGACTCGAGCAAGCGTTCCCAACCCCTCGCGGCAGACCACACGATCCGTTCCCAACTCGGTTTCTGCTGGCGTACGACCATGCTCGCCCGCCCAGACATCGTCGTGCCACGCGTCTGCGACTGGTTCGACGCCGCCGGCCGCACCATGGCGTACGACCTGCTGCTCGGCATCCTGGCGGACGCGGCGAGCCAGCACCTCCACCTGCTCGGTTCGTTGCACGTCCTCGCGCGCGATTGGAGCCGCACGGCGAACGGACGCGCCGAGGTCTTCGTGCGGCTGTCCCAGCTGATCGACATGGCGCAGGGACTGCACGTCACCGATTACACGTTCAACCATGCGCCTGAGGAGGCCGTTCGATGA